From the genome of Nicotiana tabacum cultivar K326 chromosome 2, ASM71507v2, whole genome shotgun sequence:
TCTATGCCTCTGTCCTTAAAGGTAAGAACTAAGAACTCCTCTGAATTTCGTTCTGAGTTAGTCGTTCTATGCTTTGGGCTTAATTTCACGTATGGTCACTGAACTTTACCCAATTATAACAATAAAGTTGCGAAACTACTTTTTGTCACACTAAAGCAACTGAACTTTACTCACTATAACATAACAGTAAAGTCACTAAACTATTTTTCCGTATTAAAGTAACTATACTTTACCCATTATAATAGTAATGTCACAAAACTTTACCGATTATTATAGTAAATTCACCTTGACAGGTATGTTTTGTCGTTACCGTGGATAAAGATTACTAGCTTTACTATTATAGTGGATAAAATTTAGTTACTCTCAATGTGACAGAAGATAGTTTTGTGACTTTACTGTGACCACGCATGAAATTAAGCCTATGCTTTACGGCTTCCCTGAATAAGCTCCGTGAGTTCACAGAACAAGAAGAGATTGCACAAAGTAAGTTACCAGGAGAGTCCCTAACTTGGGAAGACCTCGGCAAGATGAAGTATACCTGGAGAGTGGCAATGGAGACACTCCGAATGGTTCCTCCGGTTTTTGGAGGTTTCAGGCAGGCTGTAAAGGACATTGAGTACGGAGGCTACCTCATTCCTAAAGGATGGCAAGTAAGATCAAGATCCTCTGTCTTTGAACTTCCATTCTTCAATACACAATTTTGATAGCCTTTTGTTTCCCTATCATATCTGATCAAAAGTTAACCACTGATTAACGGCTGCACGTAGATATTCTGGGTAACAGCAAAGACACACATGGATAGCAGCATTTTCCAAGAACCAGAGAAATTTGATCCAGCGCACTTTGAGAACCAAGCAACGTTGCCCCCTTACAACTATATTGCATTCGGAGGGGGAGCCCGTGTATGTCCTGGTTACGAGTTTGCAAAGATTGAAACTTTGGTAACAATCCATTACTTAGTAAGGCATTTCACATGGAAACTATGCTGTATAGAGGATACCTTCAGCAGGGATCCAATGCCAACACCAAATCAAGGTCTTCCCATCCAAATAATTCCCAAGAAACCTCTCTAATTCAATGAATTAATCCTTGGCTTGGAGCTGTACAACTTTAGAATAGAAAGTTGAAGGCTAAAATTTGGACGTGAAAGATTAATGAAGTTGTAATTGACATAAAACTTCATCCTTTCTCCTTATTCCAATGTATTCTGCATTTGGGtaatttatttgaaaaatgtTTTGGGGTTAGAGAACTTTACCATGGAAAAATAAGTGCGGATCTCTAAAGTTTTGCAGGCAGAACATGAGCAGCTAATATTGACTTTTTATACCAAGTCTCATCCGTATGAACAAGTTCTTTTGGATTTCTTCCCTAAATCTCATGCAATATAAAGCTAACTTAACAAACACGAGCAACTTGTCAAGCAAACACTATGTCCTGTACAACATTGAAGAAGCATTTTAAAGACAAAACTTTGTACACGAATTCTAAAATAAGATATATGGCCTTATGCATCCTATGCAATTGTATAACACCACCACGAACTCATGGGTGAAAAATTAATATGCAATTTACAGGGAAAAATAGGGAAAACATTGTTAACAACCTTGAGATTTGTAATAAATACAGAAGTGTTCGGCcttctcatctaaaagcttaagccAAAGAAGGCATTTGAAAAATTTGGCCATTTAGCGTCCAATAGTGATTGGCCTTATgttttttctttataaaaaaatTGTTTCTATTACATTGGGGAATCAGGAAGGAGAAAGAGGACAGTGAGAATTGAACTTATTGCGTTGAGAGACTTTCAGTAGTACCACATTACACTGTAAGACTTGGTGGTAGGTCTCCTTATGCTTCATTTTACCTCTTCAACATTTTTTAAATAATTCACCAATAGGTGATTTCTATTTATTATGACGAAGAACACAATGCAgaatcaaattagaccaaaatcttTTCAGTATTTGTTCGCTTGTTTGACAGCATTTATGTGGGAGAGCTTGCTAACAGAATAGAAGTCCTGTGGTTGTTAAGTCTATTTTAGGAAATTGAACGAGAAACTGGGATTACCGCTACTTAAATtacattttttaaaccaaaatatgaagaaaaatgatgTAGAAGAGTAAGTCTGTTTAGCTAAATATAGCTCAAAACAAGCAGAAATGCCTTCACTTGCTTGGTGAAAGTGGATTCCCATTGAGTAGAAACATATAAATGGTAGTTTGCATAATGGAAAGATTCCTCATTTAATAAGAACGATAGTCAATGAACACAAGCAGATCCTTCCAGCCACGCAACCTAATAAAGATCATCGCCACTTTTGTCACATTATTGATTTGGACAACTTGTTTTTAATAGAAAACCGAACACAACAGTTAATGTTTACAAAACACTATTCTCTTTGGACATGTCGCTCGAGTTAGACACCACAATCCACAATCATATAGGAGAGTATAACTTGGTATCTCAAGATGGGGCATATTCTTGTTTCAGGATACCATTATGGAGCTAAGATATCTCACCAATTACCAGTAAGAAGATCATATAAAATCCTCCTACCTCTAAGCTCTTTCCCTTTATACCTCAATCATGAACATTATCTTAActattttcctatttcttttccCAGTCTTCCTCCTCTTTGTTCGGAGGGGAAGACCATCAAAAAGGGTTCCACCAGGATCCCTTGGATTACCGATCATCGGCCAAAGCCTTGGCATGCTAAGGGCAATGAGAACCAACACAGCAGAGAAATGGCTTGAGGAAAGAGTTCAAAAATATGGTCCTATCTCAAAGTTAAGCCTCTTTGGCAAACCCACTGTATTCATTTATGGACAGGCAGCTAACAAGTTTATATTTACCAGTGATGGCTCTGTCCTCAGTAACCAGCAGACACGATCAGTCAAGATGATTCTGGGCGAGCGTTGCCTTTTGGAACTCAATGGTGAAGATCATAAACGGGTTAGAGATGCTCTGGTATCATTCTTGAAGCCAGATTTTTTGAAGCGTTATGTTGGAAAGATGGAAGAAGAAGTCAGAATCCACCTTGAGACTTACTGGAAAGGCAAGCAAATAGTTAAGGTTTGTCAAGTATACCTGTAATATTCTTGCATACAAAAATAGACATTTACAACTAATTTTCGTGTATGGTATTTGATGGTAGGCATTGCCTCTAATGAAGACACTCACCTTCGACATTATTTGCTCTCTCCTTTTCGGGCTTGAAAGTGGAGCGCGAAGAGACCAACTGGTTCAGTATTTCCAGTGGATGATAGAAGGGATGTGGTCAATCCCCATAAACTTTCCCTTTACACGTTTCAACCGCAGCCTCAAGGCAAGCAAAGATGTCCAGAAAATGCTGAAACAACTTATTCGCGAGAAACAGTATGAGTTTGAGAACAACTTAGCTTCATCCCACCAGGACCTCATCACCTGCTTGCTCAGCATCCGTGGAGAGAACAACCAACAACTTATATCTGAAAATGAGATCATTCACAATGTCATGCTTATCATGGTTGCTGGACATGACACTTCATCCGTCCTGATAACTTTCATAGTAAGACTTTTAGCAAACAATCCCAACATTCATGCAGCTGTCCTTAAAGGTAAGAACCCCTCTGAATGTCATGTGAGTCATTCTACCTTTCGAGTTTCTTCTAAAGTAGCTTGGCGGAAGTACAGAACAAGAAGAGATTGCACAGAGTAAGTCACCTGGGGAGTCCTTAACTTGGGAAGACCTTGGCAAGATGAAGTATACCTGGAGAGTGGCAATGGAGACGATGAGAATATTCCCTCCCATTTTTGGAGGCTTCAGGCAAACTGTAAAAGACATTGAGTACAGAGGCTACCTCATTCCTAAAGGATGGCAAGTAAGATCAGAATCCCCATCTTTGATCTTCCATTCATCAACctgttaattttgtttttttttaatttctgattGGCATAatccaaagttaacccctgcctAATGACTGTACATAGATATTCTGGGTAACGGTTAAAACACACATGGATAGCAGCATTTTCCAAGAACCAGAAAAATTTGATCCAGCACGCTTTGAGAACCCAGGATCCTTGCCTCCTTACAACTTTGTTCCATTTGGAGGGGGAGCCCGCATATGTCCTGGATACGAGTTTGCAAAGATTGAAACCTTGGTCACAATCCATTACCTAGTAACACATTTCACATGGAAGCTATGCTGTACAGATGATTTCTTCAGCAGGGACCCAATGCCAGCACCAACTCAAGGACTTCCCATTCAAATAATTCCCAGGAATCTCCCTAATTCAACAAATTTAATCCTACATGCTTCTCCAAGAGGCAGCAGAGTTTTGTAACCCTCACAAACTCCTAAGGAGAATACTCCCTATATTATGATGTATTCATGTTAAAAAATGTACACTTTAAGGTCTGACCATCCAGCCACATTTACTGAAATATTCGAAATTTGAGGGCTAAACGTTGGATGTGAAAAATTGAAACTTTAGACATGCATAAGCAAGATTCTCCATTTTTTAAAATTGGAATATTTTTCTAGATTCAGAGTTTACAGCTAAAATTTATAcaacctttttccttttttgaaaCTTGAAGGCTAAAAATTGGatgtgaaaaatgaaaattttcacGGTCATATTTTAGCACTTATTAGTCCTTCTAAACTATGTAATTTGATTCTCGGGCAACTTTTCGAAATTTGGGGTTTAGCGTTAAGATAACTCTACAATGGAAAGTTGAGAGAAGATCTCTAAGGTTTTAAGGCAGAAAGAAACAACTAATATTCACTTTTAATACCAACTCTTTTCCACATGTACAAGTTCTTTGGGATTCATTTTCCAAAGATCGTTCAGTATATATCTAAATAAAAACGAGGAACTTGTCAAGCTAGCATTCTGGCCTGTGCAACTTTCAAGAAGCACTGAAAGACCAAACTTTGTACAAACTCTTAAATAAGAGCAACATATATGTCCATCAGCAAACTATGTACCTAGGGAATTGTACAGCAACTTGAGAACTGATGAGCGAAGAATTATATGCAACATGCTAACCTCTGATAATTACAAGGAAGATGGGAAACTCTTGTCAACAACCTTGAGGTCTGTAATATTTCGGAGGCATAGATGGACATCTTTCATTCATATGGGGGTATAGATCCATACTATTGTATCCAGGTAGTTCCATCCGGTACTTTCCTCGAATTTGACAGAAAGGAAGCTTCACACTGTCATCTGCATTGCACCACTTCGGTAACCGACTTGAATTGGTCTCGAAAAACTTGAGAGAGTAAGCATCTTTTATCTGCACTCCCAGCAATAAATACATTACTTTTCAAACTCTAGAAGTTGAATCCAACATGAGACTTCCATGTGTTTTTCAATGAGATGAACCACCAGGCTCCAACATCCAACAGAAAACAAGTAATGCAAGAATTGTAGTTTTCTTTTTTCCCGATGATCAAAAATTGATGCAATAGTTTCACAAACACAAGAAACTTTAACATAGATCATAGAAGATTTGGATAACTTTCCAAGAATTGAAATACTTCTGGTTAAAATTTGGTCCCTTATACATTTTTGGAATTAAGATACTGAAAGGTATGCAAGAGTACAGTAAAAAGTTTTCTATTTTAGGGAAGTGGAAAATGGACACAATGTTTAGACAACCCCaaacaattaagtacaaaagtttATTTGGAACTTAAAATAATTGGAGCAAGACGAAAATATATATTTAGTAGGGATGTAAAGAATAATAGGAATAACGAGCGAAAGATGCCTCGCTACAGATGCAGACATGtgaccccacccccacccccccaaaaaaaagaacCGTCACCCCACTTGAAAAAAAGCAGCTTCAGGTTCATCTAAGTACATACCATGCAAATGCCCTGAAAACCAACTGAAAAGTGGAAAATAAAGAATACGAACTCACCGTGAATTCTGTAACCTGAATTGAGCTTGCAAGTTCACCAAATAATCCTGCTTCCTTGTACATTTCAAGAATGAAAGCAACACATGATGTTGACTTTCCATCACTATAAACCCAATCATCCTTCTCTGGAATAGTCAACAATTCAGCAAAAGAGGATCCACGCTTTTCAACTTCCACAAGAACATCAGGAAGACTAAGGTTCTGCATGGAACAAAATGGATCAGCATGTAGTACTATATTTTATCAAGTGCATGATAGAGGTCTGCACTAATTTATCAATTTTGCTTGAGATATCAGAGAGTTAACAAAGCAAAGTACATTTTCCGTGTAACAATGGTTTTATGTCATCAACCTTAGTAAATACAGTATCTGATCTGCTTTAAATTAGTTACTAAATGGAAAAAAATAGTATCCAATCAGCTGCTTTAACAGTGTTTTTGTCCACTATTTTGTTCTCAACAAACAGAGGCATCTCATGAATGTGATCATACAAATACATAACCTGAGTTCCGAGTCGCTTGTTCAAGGCTTCATTCCACATGTTAGAAGCATACGCAGGCTGTAATTGGTTCCAAACAGTCATGACAGAAGCAACCTGCACCACACATCACTAAAACATCAGCAACAATTACATAAAAAAACAGGTTAAGTTTCAATTCAGGAAAAACATTTATTAagctttttttaaattttaatacgAATAGGAGCGACAAAGAGCTGAATCTCAGCGGATCATGGTAGCAAGGCCACTCTGccactttcaatttcaatttgCAGGAATACAGTAGCAGCTATTCAGCACACAAAAACCAACTGCCACGATGACCCACTTTATCTATAAATGCCGGTCATTTTTACTTGCTTAATGCAATTATCCTCTCTTCCCATCCCTCACCCGACATCCTCCTAAATTTCTGATTTCAATTGTCTTTCTCATATTCATAGGGTATCACATAGAGTGATTTCAAGCTCATTCATGACTCTATGGTGCTTCAAGGTTCTTACAACGAAACAAATACCAATTCAGCTCCCACGAGATACTAACCTATCATTTATTCACTTCTTAAGCACATATGCATACTTCGTGGAGTTCTATGGAACACTTGACTCATACAAGAATGTTATAGCAGTCAAATGAAGCTCCAAGAAGAAATTGATGATAACATCAAGTTAAAATTCGAATGGATACACCTTTATGGAAATCTAGATACTGTTCGATACATGAAACCTGAAGCTGAATGGTCTTGTGTGTGAAATGCATGCATTTACCCAAATACTTCATTTGCCAACATTATTATTTCACTAGCTGAGCAACTAAATCAGCTGGCGTCTATGTTACACGGTCTTCGtacttattttatttatttgtgaGGACATAATTCAGCAAAAGAACAACTGGCTATAGTCGCAAACCAGAGGAATCAGGAAGTAAAGGACCGTATGAAAGAAAACAGCTTCAAAATAATACTGCAAAGTGCAAACACAAAATTGTGAAGACTGTAATATGAAATAACATGCATTACCAGATGAGCATCCAATGGTGAGGGGTAATTTCCGTCAATTGTGTCTATCCAGCTAAATATTAAGTTGTGGTAACCATAAGGTTGGCCATCCATGCTTTTTGCATATTCCCAAGCAGCAGTTTCATTAAACTTGGCACGGAGGTCAGGGTGCAAAGGGAGCAATGCAATATGTGGATTGGAATCATCTTTTGTCAGCTCAAACTCCCACCACTCTTCCCATGGCAATAGAGCAATAACATCTTCTCCCTGAAAGGAAATGTGAAGAATAAAATTGGTGCAAATATGGTTTAGAGATTACGTTACTAAATATATGGCCGTTCATGCTTAAACTTTTTCTTATATCTTCAACCTGCTCACCTCCCTCAATTCCCAAGGTGTCCGGGCCAAGACGAATATCCAGAACTACAGCGTACACACTCAAGTTGTTAACCATGCGCCTTTGGATATTGTGTTGTGTGTATTGCATGCCCACAAGTTGCTACCTAGTTAGAGGTGCTTAAAGTTTGTGCAAATATTGAATAGGGATCATACCTTTTAATATGATACTCATACAACGTGATATTTGAAGTCAACGTTGTAATAGTCATACTAATATCTAAAGTTGTACACTCCAAAATAAGCGTCGCTTGCCAGACCACAATCACGAACTTAGATGCTTTTTTCCCGTTAAGTTTGCTGATTTGAATATCACTCTAATACTTTAATCAATTGTTCCAACATGTAGCACttttatctctttctttttcatttattaGGAAAAGAACTTTTTATTCCCTAAAAGTTAAATTTTCTATCAATTCTCCTTATTACTTTGGCAAAAATTCAGAATTCCCTGAACATAAGTTCTGAAACGAGAAAGTATGAAAAGAGATAGTGGATAATAGTAGCATAGTATAATAAAGACACCGCAAAATAATACACAAGTAAATAATCTTTATAAACAAAAAAATGGAACTATAAGGATtgccaaaattaaaataattctGGCAAAAGTAAAATGCATTCCCTCAAAATAAGGATATAAATGTTTTATTAACATGGAcggagaaaagaagaaaaaagaagcggAAAAGTAATAGTTTTCTATACAGTAAATACAGGAGAAAGTAATATAGAACTACATAATTCCCGTAAACAACAACTGAATGTCTAATAAAAAAATTCTAGCAAGAATAAGTCATGGAACAATTATATTTActttgaatcttgaatttgaaTTCTCAAGGCTGTGATTTCTATATTTGGAGAATGTTAAACGATAGTAGGAGATAAGCAAATGAGAAGTTAATTAATAAGACTAGAGAAGATCATAAAACAATGCTAGCAGCCTAGTACAATGAGAAACAAAAGCAAATTTGCACAGTATGAGAAAATTTTCTCTATCTCCATTATCCTTCTATTCTTCCAGCTCTTTACTGCGTAACCTACTTTGCCCTTGCTCCCcaagaaaagaaagagtaaaTACCAAAGAGTAACATAACGTGAAAACAGAATAGTTTAGAATACTACCTTATCATTCTCATTTCCAGATTCGCCAACCCATAGTTTTCCTTCGGAGTCTCTCAAGCAAACAGCAGAATGGCCAGCATAAGCTCCTGATACCCATTTCTCTAGAGTCTCAAAACCACCCCAGCGACCTCTAATTTTTGATAATGCAAGAAAATCTCCAGAATGTATGTCATCGGTAGTAAGGTTGGTGACCCATGGCTGTGGACGTTTTTCAAATGAAGCGCCCATATGTTTCTTTAGAAAACCAATATTTGAGTTCTCACCCCATCCAGTGTTTGTGAACAAAGGGAGAACATCCCAGAGTGCTGAAAGGGTTCCTAACATTCCTGCTTGCATTAGGAAAATTGAGATACCTTTATGTTTGACCTGTTTCAAATCTATTCCATTAGTCTCATAAATAATGCTTTTAGCTTCATTTAAGTAATGATTGGTACTCACATATTCTAACTCAGCTTGAGACTCCCATTCTTTGACTTCAAGAGTATGTTCACGAGACAATAAATAGTAGTCCCATGTCACACGATATGGGGTTGCAAAGATGTAAAGATCCATACATGTCCAACTGTGTGCATTGCTCACCTGCATAATATTTTAATAGGATTACAATCATTAATATTAGGATAAGTACAAGAATCCCATAGATCAAGCATTGGCTTTAAAATGGGAACTCTTTCCATCCAAGCATTAAAAAGAAGGCACAAAGAGAAGTAAAAAGCAGGTAAAAATTACAATCTACAAGTTGCTTTATCAAACCTATCTCATATACTTATGCAGATAACAAATACTCATCATTAATAATAATGTATACAGATCATGCTTCCCAAAATGTTTTCATTCTCCATAAACACCAATAATGTTGGCATTTACAACATCGCTAAGCACAGTTTCCACTAAATATTACCAGCATAGAATCAATACAAAGACTAAGACTCTATAAAAGATACATCACATCCACAGCCTGCGGCAAAGTTTCAACGAATAACATTAGACAGATATAAGTCAACTTTTAGGCTTCCCATGAAGAGGGTGGAGCAAAATAATCAAGATTAACTTTACTTCCACATGATCTTTTCTATATATTTGGCAACCAATCAACAGATTCTTTTTTGATAACCGTCGTGTCCAGGGcagcttgcgcgcacctcgactTATTCCACGGGATACCTGCCACCTTCCACCGGCAACAGGTACCAGTTAAGTCTATCCACCAATCAACAGATATTTAATACTAAAAAAAACAGATATTTAATAGCAAAGGATAACTAGGACCAGCTGCAAGGACTTATCTTAGTCAACTAAATTAGGGAATCACCTAGATCAGAATTCACAGTAAATACCAACTCAAAAAATACTTAACATAATCAATGAATCAATCAATTATGCCTCCATCCCAACATATTGTGTTCAGCTGTAGGAATCCTCTATATCCATTCCGCTCCATTTGGGCCCATTTCTTTTCAGTACAAGTATATAATTTGTATTGTAAGGCAAATTATGGGTTCTCTTCTCTTAACTTAGAGGATCTCATATTCATACAAGTCATTAACCATACACCTAATGTAAGTATAACAATAGCAACTAATCCTTATTCAAAAATACAAACACACAAGGAAAAAACTTCTCATAATTCAGACCCATTTTACAAAtagcaaaaagaagaaaaagaaaagaaaaatagatagAGTGAGACCTTAATATGAAGAGTGCCTCCACCAAATTGACTTTGGGACTTATTGTGAAGCTCCAACCAAGCAATATTCTTGTAAAAGCAAGCACCTTTCCACTCCAGTATATTATCTGAAGCAGCCCCAATAAAAGTGGGCATGAGGTCCACAGCACTGTGGAGAGAGTTGAGGATAGGCCAAGAGACCTGTCTTGGTAAAAATGGCAGAATATCCTTTGGATGAAATGGTACTTTGAACCCATCTATCTGCCGCCATGGCAATAAACAGCAGAGGAACAAGAAAGTGATTAATAGGCTGTGATTCTTCAATATAACAGCCATGGCTTTCTTCTGTGGAAGATTCTTTGTTCAATACTATGTTTATTAGGAAAATGGTTGTTCCACATGCTTCTAAGTTCTAACTTTATTTCATTCATTAACTTACAAATAGATATTTCTTTCCAATTTCATTTATTTCGATTTTCTGACCCATCATTTGTTCAGTTTCATTAATTCTTTAATCGATATATATTCCATTTTAATCAATTATGTGTCGTCACTACAATCACAAAATAAGTTTCATAGTTCTGACAAAATTGGTTTTCGTCACTACGTAATAGTGACAGGAAAGACAATTCTGTGaatattcttgaatttgttgCTTCTTCCTTTTAGCTTTCTAGATGTTTGGTTTAACTTAAaaaaaagattcaatttttaCACATatgaaaagtatttttaaaactaGTACTTTTAAATACTTCATTGACATTTTATGGAACACATCGCCAAGGATAAAACGATAAATAAGTAAAAgcttaaaatataaaaaagtacattatttttttaagaattaataaaaacgaaaatatcatataaaataaaacaaatggaaTAAgagagtttttaaaaaaattagacaCGCTATATCAGTGACTTGCACATTTATGTAATTTCCAATTAGCTGCTTTTTTTTCTTGTGAACGAATAAGCAAGTTGCTTATAATCAAAAATCGTCTCTAAATATTTAGATATATCATACTGGAAAGaaagttgattgattgattgttgGTCCACTATATATAAGTTTAAAATGATTCCTTTTTTGGTTTTACTCagatatttcggttcggtattttcggtattcggtttcttaaaatgcaataccaataccgtacctaattaaattcggtatggttcgttttttttcctttcaatttcggtttattcggtttaaATACTAACTAGTACATAGAGTCATAGACTGTAATATTAcaaattaaagtactcaaaagtacaaaattaaaaatatttgttgataaaaattttgtccaaaactagcaaatatcaACCCAGAAAGAGAAAACTAtacataaaagaataaatttgatcattagaaatgtcttgttacttgcttagagttaattgataaatttagagaataaaagaaagtaaattttagatttttatatttatgttataattaataatatgtgtattgtgtaatataatatatatttcggtacggtatcggtatttcattttaaaataccaaat
Proteins encoded in this window:
- the LOC107831068 gene encoding cytochrome P450 716B1-like — translated: MNIILTIFLFLFPVFLLFVRRGRPSKRVPPGSLGLPIIGQSLGMLRAMRTNTAEKWLEERVQKYGPISKLSLFGKPTVFIYGQAANKFIFTSDGSVLSNQQTRSVKMILGERCLLELNGEDHKRVRDALVSFLKPDFLKRYVGKMEEEVRIHLETYWKGKQIVKALPLMKTLTFDIICSLLFGLESGARRDQLVQYFQWMIEGMWSIPINFPFTRFNRSLKASKDVQKMLKQLIREKQYEFENNLASSHQDLITCLLSIRGENNQQLISENEIIHNVMLIMVAGHDTSSVLITFIVRLLANNPNIHAAVLKEQEEIAQSKSPGESLTWEDLGKMKYTWRVAMETMRIFPPIFGGFRQTVKDIEYRGYLIPKGWQIFWVTVKTHMDSSIFQEPEKFDPARFENPGSLPPYNFVPFGGGARICPGYEFAKIETLVTIHYLVTHFTWKLCCTDDFFSRDPMPAPTQGLPIQIIPRNLPNSTNLILHASPRGSRVL
- the LOC107831070 gene encoding uncharacterized protein LOC107831070: MAVILKNHSLLITFLFLCCLLPWRQIDGFKVPFHPKDILPFLPRQVSWPILNSLHSAVDLMPTFIGAASDNILEWKGACFYKNIAWLELHNKSQSQFGGGTLHIKVSNAHSWTCMDLYIFATPYRVTWDYYLLSREHTLEVKEWESQAELEYVKHKGISIFLMQAGMLGTLSALWDVLPLFTNTGWGENSNIGFLKKHMGASFEKRPQPWVTNLTTDDIHSGDFLALSKIRGRWGGFETLEKWVSGAYAGHSAVCLRDSEGKLWVGESGNENDKGEDVIALLPWEEWWEFELTKDDSNPHIALLPLHPDLRAKFNETAAWEYAKSMDGQPYGYHNLIFSWIDTIDGNYPSPLDAHLVASVMTVWNQLQPAYASNMWNEALNKRLGTQNLSLPDVLVEVEKRGSSFAELLTIPEKDDWVYSDGKSTSCVAFILEMYKEAGLFGELASSIQVTEFTIKDAYSLKFFETNSSRLPKWCNADDSVKLPFCQIRGKYRMELPGYNSMDLYPHMNERCPSMPPKYYRPQGC